A genomic segment from Luteolibacter ambystomatis encodes:
- a CDS encoding glycosyltransferase, which yields MIRVCHVLASVGEKGGLEKNVIELANRQAAIGHEVSVVADETMRPHFSPQVTFVPHRMDRGRINPFNLLELRNNILSRKPQIVHAHANKAGALVKAIRRFLPGIKRVATVQNTKSTNRPFRGYDAIITASAQVKESLKGLPATVIWNSIAPPPAGTREAAMATKPPFPANGQPVFCTVGRLVPAKGMDLLLEAMARVPGFYLWMVGEGLQRPELETLLERHALHDRVWMAGHRDDAVGLMGCADLFVVASRNEGGPYTLAEALHMKVPCISTRVGFAAEFLPDEALMQPYSVDELERGLKHALADLPGLKARLQPSFDLVATEVTLEAMTGKVIRAYERVLGE from the coding sequence GTGATCCGCGTGTGTCATGTGCTCGCCAGCGTCGGCGAAAAAGGAGGACTGGAGAAGAACGTCATCGAACTGGCGAACCGCCAGGCCGCGATCGGCCATGAGGTTTCAGTGGTGGCGGATGAGACGATGCGCCCGCATTTTTCGCCGCAGGTGACCTTTGTCCCGCACCGGATGGACCGCGGGCGGATCAATCCCTTCAACCTCCTCGAGCTGCGGAACAACATTCTCAGCCGCAAGCCGCAGATCGTCCATGCCCACGCCAACAAGGCCGGGGCGCTGGTGAAGGCGATCCGCCGCTTCCTGCCGGGGATCAAGCGGGTGGCGACGGTCCAGAACACGAAGTCCACCAACCGTCCCTTCCGCGGCTACGATGCGATCATCACCGCGAGCGCCCAGGTGAAGGAATCCCTCAAGGGGCTGCCCGCCACGGTGATCTGGAACTCGATCGCTCCCCCGCCTGCGGGAACCCGTGAGGCGGCGATGGCGACGAAGCCCCCCTTTCCCGCCAACGGTCAGCCGGTGTTCTGCACCGTGGGCCGCTTGGTTCCGGCAAAGGGCATGGATCTGCTGCTGGAGGCGATGGCCCGCGTGCCGGGGTTTTATTTGTGGATGGTGGGCGAGGGCCTGCAGCGGCCCGAGCTGGAGACGTTGCTTGAGAGGCATGCGCTCCATGACCGGGTGTGGATGGCGGGGCATCGCGATGATGCCGTGGGCCTGATGGGCTGCGCGGATCTGTTCGTGGTGGCGTCCCGGAATGAGGGCGGTCCCTACACGCTGGCGGAAGCGCTGCACATGAAGGTGCCGTGCATTTCCACACGGGTGGGTTTCGCGGCGGAGTTCCTGCCGGATGAGGCGCTGATGCAGCCGTATTCGGTGGATGAGCTGGAGCGCGGATTGAAGCACGCGCTGGCGGATCTGCCGGGACTGAAGGCGCGGTTGCAGCCGTCGTTCGATCTGGTGGCGACAGAGGTGACGCTGGAGGCGATGACCGGCAAGGTGATCCGGGCGTATGAGCGGGTGTTGGGAGAGTGA
- a CDS encoding RNA-binding S4 domain-containing protein, producing MSENVRADKWLWATRFFKTRSAAAKACEGGKIKRAGHPVKPATPLHPGDVLEVPFHDGPGIRTITVTGLIDQRVGAPQAQACYMESTPPEVIAANKEFLKEKHERRLEGGMLGRPTKKDRRDIQKFRGFFE from the coding sequence ATGAGCGAGAACGTCCGCGCGGACAAGTGGCTGTGGGCGACGCGTTTCTTCAAGACACGCTCCGCCGCCGCGAAGGCCTGCGAAGGCGGCAAGATCAAACGCGCGGGCCATCCGGTGAAGCCCGCCACCCCCCTGCATCCCGGGGATGTGCTGGAGGTGCCGTTTCATGATGGCCCGGGCATCCGCACCATCACCGTGACGGGCTTGATCGATCAACGCGTCGGCGCGCCCCAGGCTCAGGCCTGCTATATGGAAAGCACGCCTCCCGAAGTGATTGCGGCGAACAAGGAGTTCCTGAAGGAGAAGCACGAACGCCGCCTCGAAGGTGGCATGCTCGGCCGCCCCACCAAAAAGGACCGCCGGGACATTCAGAAGTTCCGGGGATTCTTTGAATGA
- a CDS encoding alpha-hydroxy acid oxidase, whose product MPVPPLSQIPSHVVALDDYEALARAHMDEAAWAYIAGASADECTMRENHEAFCRLKLSPRVLGDFTGASTKIELFGRTFAHPVFLAPTAFHKLVHPDGELATVLGAAAMEAGMVVSTSATVLLEDIAAAARMPLWFQLYMQPDSAHTLELVSRAEAAGYEALVLTVDAPVSGLRNREQRAGFQIPFGIEPVNLRNRPALPLCDSVFDPAYIAHLPRWKDLAWLRSHTKLPIILKGILSAADAALALDAGVDGIVVSNHGGRTLDGVPAAIDMLPAIADEIGGRIPILMDGGIRRGTDVLKALALGASAVMVGRPILYGLAVAGPVGVAHVLKILRTELEVAMLLSGCPTIASISREVLV is encoded by the coding sequence ATGCCGGTGCCGCCGCTGAGCCAGATCCCGTCCCACGTTGTCGCCTTGGACGACTACGAGGCGCTGGCTCGCGCGCACATGGACGAGGCCGCATGGGCCTACATCGCAGGTGCTTCCGCGGACGAATGCACGATGCGGGAAAACCACGAGGCTTTCTGCCGCCTGAAGCTTTCCCCGCGCGTGCTCGGCGACTTCACCGGCGCGAGTACGAAGATTGAACTCTTCGGCCGCACCTTCGCCCATCCGGTGTTTCTCGCACCCACCGCCTTCCACAAGCTCGTCCATCCGGATGGCGAACTCGCCACCGTGCTCGGAGCGGCGGCAATGGAGGCGGGCATGGTCGTCAGCACCTCCGCCACGGTGCTGTTGGAGGACATTGCCGCCGCGGCCCGGATGCCGCTGTGGTTCCAGCTCTACATGCAGCCGGATTCCGCTCACACGCTGGAGTTGGTGAGCCGTGCGGAAGCAGCAGGTTATGAAGCGTTGGTCCTCACCGTGGATGCCCCGGTCAGCGGCCTCCGCAACCGTGAACAACGCGCCGGATTCCAGATCCCCTTCGGCATCGAGCCGGTGAATCTCCGCAATCGCCCGGCGTTGCCATTGTGCGACTCCGTGTTCGATCCCGCCTACATCGCACATCTGCCGCGCTGGAAGGATCTCGCCTGGTTGCGATCCCACACGAAGCTGCCGATTATTCTCAAAGGCATCCTCTCCGCCGCCGATGCCGCCCTGGCCTTGGATGCAGGAGTCGATGGCATCGTCGTGTCCAATCATGGCGGACGTACGCTGGATGGAGTACCCGCTGCGATTGATATGCTCCCCGCGATTGCGGATGAAATCGGCGGGCGTATCCCGATCCTCATGGATGGTGGCATCCGCCGCGGCACGGATGTGCTGAAGGCCCTCGCCCTCGGAGCCTCCGCCGTGATGGTGGGCCGCCCGATTCTCTACGGCCTCGCCGTTGCGGGTCCCGTCGGTGTCGCACACGTCCTGAAAATCCTCCGCACCGAATTGGAGGTCGCCATGCTTCTCAGTGGTTGCCCGACCATCGCCTCCATCTCGCGCGAGGTCTTGGTGTGA